Within the Metasolibacillus fluoroglycofenilyticus genome, the region TGGCTATATTGGAGCAACTGTTTCGCTTGGCGTTTCTTATAGCCGCTCGGCGCTGGAAAAAAACTTTTATCGCTCTAAAACAATGATTGAGCCGACGAATGAAACAATGAAAATGTATGAAACTTGTAAAGAGCTATTTAACATTCATTTTGCAGAACAGCCTGTGCGTCAGCTTTCTGTACGTTTATCTAATTTACAGCCTCATGGCAGTATTCAGCTCGATTTGTTTGATGAGCAAAAAGAGCAACGGCAAATGCTTGGCTATACCATGGATGCGATTCGTGAGCGTTTTGGCGCTACCTCATTACTGCGAGCTGTATCATTTACGACAAGTGGCACAGCCATGCAGCGTGAGCAACTTGTCGGTGGACATTTAAAATAAAGTAAATTGTTAAATTCAATTATGCCGAGGCTTAATTCATCAGGTTGTTAATATAGGATAAAGGAGTGAACGTGATGTTGCGTGACCGAGGGAATAAAAAATGGTCTGCCATGATGCTGAGCGAGCATATGGAAATGCTGCGCAATTTAGATAAGGAGCAGATGAAAGAGTATCCTTTAGAACGTGCGGAATGGGAGTTAGAGCATTTGCAACAAACTGTGCAATACGCTCTTCAAACAAAGGCAATAATTTGCCTTATTTTATGGCAAGGGTCGTCTTTTCATGAAGTCATCGGTGTTATTACAGCGCACCAGCAGGAAATGCAGGA harbors:
- a CDS encoding YolD-like family protein → MLRDRGNKKWSAMMLSEHMEMLRNLDKEQMKEYPLERAEWELEHLQQTVQYALQTKAIICLILWQGSSFHEVIGVITAHQQEMQELVVTTSTQTKRIAISSLYSAQLMDEYDDSLQ